Proteins encoded in a region of the Mucilaginibacter sabulilitoris genome:
- a CDS encoding SH3 domain-containing protein, whose amino-acid sequence MYNWSSIKKIRWIAYTILAINLGLGLFLISGKAKNIIYHKYVDGRVGYIHAKRGVKLRQEPRADSNPISNIGNGESVTILNDTSTVNEGWVQIKYRRSTGWVWGDYLSK is encoded by the coding sequence ATGTACAATTGGAGCAGTATTAAGAAAATCAGATGGATTGCCTACACTATCTTGGCCATCAACTTGGGACTCGGTTTATTCCTCATTAGTGGTAAAGCTAAAAACATAATATATCACAAATATGTAGATGGCAGAGTTGGTTATATTCATGCTAAACGAGGCGTTAAACTCAGGCAAGAACCGAGAGCTGATAGTAACCCCATTTCAAATATTGGTAATGGAGAGTCAGTAACAATTTTAAATGACACATCAACGGTAAATGAAGGATGGGTTCAGATCAAATATAGGAGGAGCACGGGTTGGGTATGGGGAGATTACCTTAGCAAATAA
- a CDS encoding ATP-binding protein produces the protein MEQANVHTSSELFTLQLPSKTESIAKLELLIEEIADKYHITEDTFANMMTCLNEAVINAIIHGNKLDETKKVIINAEIEQKRIIWTVTDEGTGFDYANLADPTAPENLENLTGRGVYIIKHLADQCIFNTSGNTIELHFKI, from the coding sequence ATGGAACAGGCAAATGTTCATACCAGCAGTGAATTGTTTACGTTACAGCTACCGTCAAAAACGGAGAGCATAGCTAAACTTGAGCTGCTGATTGAAGAAATTGCTGATAAATATCATATTACCGAAGACACCTTCGCCAATATGATGACCTGTCTGAACGAAGCTGTTATAAACGCTATTATACATGGTAATAAACTCGATGAAACAAAAAAGGTAATTATCAACGCTGAGATAGAACAAAAGCGCATTATATGGACCGTTACTGATGAAGGAACCGGTTTTGATTATGCCAACCTGGCCGATCCAACAGCACCCGAAAACCTGGAAAATTTAACCGGCAGGGGTGTGTACATTATAAAACACCTTGCCGATCAATGCATCTTCAATACATCGGGCAACACCATTGAACTACATTTTAAAATATAA
- a CDS encoding helix-turn-helix domain-containing protein yields MTNHIGYLYYHLSYYLYPTATYKGRTTTMDMTFGNRLTSIRKERKVSQSDLGIKAGVHANLIGRYERDEAIPSVEVAAKIADALSVSLDYLVGKADKQIDQALLDKVLSIQQLPVEDREHILYAIDGLIQHAKTRVAYKK; encoded by the coding sequence ATGACAAACCACATTGGGTATTTATACTATCATTTAAGTTACTATCTTTACCCTACAGCTACCTATAAAGGTAGAACCACTACAATGGATATGACTTTTGGCAACCGTTTAACTTCGATCAGGAAAGAACGTAAGGTATCACAAAGCGATTTGGGTATCAAAGCTGGTGTGCATGCTAACCTTATAGGTAGGTATGAGCGTGACGAAGCTATACCTTCTGTGGAGGTTGCTGCTAAGATCGCCGATGCCTTAAGCGTGTCATTAGATTATCTCGTTGGTAAAGCTGATAAGCAGATAGATCAAGCGCTCCTGGACAAAGTATTATCTATCCAGCAACTCCCAGTTGAGGATAGAGAACATATCCTGTATGCCATAGATGGCCTTATTCAACATGCTAAAACCAGGGTAGCTTATAAAAAGTAA
- a CDS encoding Arm DNA-binding domain-containing protein, whose protein sequence is MATIAIVLNTTKKLSNGEYAVALRVTHDRQSKYYSLSMLMTNQSLKWRCTNERGSLRFVKDN, encoded by the coding sequence ATGGCAACCATTGCTATTGTATTGAATACCACCAAAAAACTATCAAACGGCGAATATGCCGTCGCTCTAAGAGTTACACATGACAGGCAAAGTAAATATTATTCACTAAGTATGTTGATGACAAACCAATCATTAAAATGGCGTTGTACTAATGAAAGAGGTTCTTTAAGATTTGTAAAGGATAATTAA
- a CDS encoding DUF4175 family protein, whose product MNSSENYDVLIGKINIFIRKYYFNNFLRGLIFLGAGLFTAYVIITLSEYFGNFNIAFRTILFYFFILLNIGLACWLILPPLLSWLKLGHSLTHDEAAEIIGKHFHDVNDKLLNTLQLKKLAAGDEKHRALIEASIDQKIEALKPVSFPSAINIRENSKYLKWILAPVAVIIVLAFAAPSVLTESTKRIIRHNEYFAPIAPFRFTILNKKLSVVQGDDLKLDLKLDGDKLPADVYIETANNTFKLDKENISRFHYQFSNLQQNTRFRLLGNGFSSVQYEIKVNQKPALLHFDVELSYPAYLHKKEETLTNAGDLVIPQGTRVKWQLHTQHATGLQFYMNGIAQPAKLSGTDLFEHTETIYKNAVYKLSPLNPLVNHSDSAAYHINVITDEPPAITVEEKSDSVSMNALYFNGKIQDDHGFSSLNFHYSVQNTGNNKQQKTFIKRVDAAMDQIQSDFFYFWDLKDLGINPGARVTYFFEVADNDGVNGPKKARSPERTLNVPDTKAINEQLNTGTQAIKQKMQSAIKLAGQVEHDSQKLNQLLLNKNTLSFDEKKQVEDLLQKRRDLEDLVKEIKDDNKKNLYNRQENQQQNQELLAKQKQIEDLFNNVLDQKTKELLQNLQKLLDEQQKDDTRDELSKMQMDNKSLKKELDRMLELYKKLEFEQKLNQSVDQLNKLADKQQQLSDKTGQQNSDQKALQQEQDNLKKDFQDIKKGLEDLQKTNEQAEHKSDFENPQKETQSIDQQMDQSAGELQKNNKSGAAKSQKQAAKQMQQLASKLQQNNEEGESKENAIDAQQLRELLKSLVNSSFNQEKVMQTLKNTNPTDPAYVTLSQDQKNIKDNLKTAEDSLYSLSRRIPQIQSTVNQEIGNINNHIDQALDNLGDRRTAEANRHQQYAMTAMNNLALMLSEALEQLQKMMNKGKPGKGKQQSVSQLAKMQQQLNQNMQKAREQMQQQGNQGKSQQGEKGNMSEQLAKMARQQQMIRQALEQINREENKDGKGGLGNLDKISKEMEQTEHDLVNRKITDEALKRQQQIQSRLLEAEKAEQEREQDQKRESHAGKDIPPGYIKALQGYQQQQNKQTEQIKTVSPALNLYYKQKIKSYFDQLNAK is encoded by the coding sequence ATGAACTCCTCCGAAAATTATGACGTATTAATCGGGAAGATCAACATCTTCATCAGGAAATACTATTTCAATAATTTTCTGCGCGGGCTTATATTTTTAGGGGCCGGTCTGTTTACCGCTTATGTAATAATTACCCTGAGCGAGTATTTCGGCAATTTCAATATTGCTTTCCGTACCATATTATTCTACTTTTTTATTCTGCTTAATATTGGCCTTGCTTGCTGGCTTATTTTACCGCCGCTGCTTTCCTGGTTAAAATTGGGGCATTCATTAACACATGATGAGGCTGCCGAAATTATAGGCAAACATTTTCATGATGTTAATGATAAACTGCTGAACACCCTGCAGCTTAAAAAACTGGCTGCCGGTGATGAAAAGCACCGTGCCCTTATTGAAGCCAGCATTGATCAAAAGATAGAAGCGCTTAAGCCGGTGAGCTTTCCATCAGCCATCAACATTCGTGAGAATAGTAAATACCTCAAATGGATATTGGCTCCGGTTGCGGTGATCATCGTTTTAGCTTTCGCTGCACCATCGGTATTAACAGAAAGTACTAAAAGGATCATCAGGCATAACGAATATTTTGCACCAATCGCTCCTTTCCGGTTCACCATTCTGAATAAAAAGCTATCCGTAGTTCAGGGAGACGACCTTAAGCTGGATCTCAAGCTGGATGGTGATAAACTGCCTGCCGATGTGTATATTGAAACTGCAAATAATACCTTTAAGCTCGATAAAGAGAACATCAGCCGCTTTCATTATCAGTTCAGTAATCTGCAGCAAAACACCAGGTTCAGGTTGTTGGGCAATGGGTTCAGTTCGGTACAGTATGAAATAAAAGTAAACCAAAAGCCCGCGCTGCTTCATTTTGATGTGGAACTCAGCTATCCGGCCTATCTGCATAAAAAAGAGGAAACACTGACCAATGCCGGCGACCTGGTTATACCACAGGGAACCCGGGTTAAATGGCAGTTACATACCCAACACGCCACAGGGCTTCAATTTTATATGAACGGAATTGCGCAGCCAGCCAAATTAAGTGGCACCGATTTGTTTGAGCATACCGAAACTATTTATAAAAATGCTGTTTACAAGCTTAGCCCACTAAACCCCCTTGTTAACCACAGCGATTCTGCAGCCTATCATATCAATGTAATAACAGACGAGCCCCCGGCTATTACTGTTGAAGAAAAGTCAGACTCGGTAAGTATGAATGCGCTATATTTCAACGGAAAGATACAGGATGATCATGGGTTCTCGTCGTTAAATTTTCACTATAGTGTGCAAAATACCGGTAATAACAAACAGCAAAAAACGTTTATTAAACGAGTTGATGCGGCGATGGATCAAATACAATCGGACTTCTTTTATTTCTGGGATCTGAAGGATTTGGGCATAAACCCCGGCGCCCGGGTAACTTATTTTTTTGAAGTTGCAGATAATGATGGCGTAAACGGCCCTAAAAAAGCACGCAGCCCCGAACGTACGCTTAATGTACCTGATACCAAAGCCATTAATGAACAGTTAAATACCGGTACGCAGGCTATTAAGCAAAAAATGCAATCGGCCATTAAGCTTGCCGGCCAGGTTGAGCACGATTCGCAAAAGCTAAATCAGCTGTTGCTGAACAAAAACACGCTTTCCTTTGATGAAAAGAAACAGGTAGAGGACCTACTTCAGAAACGCCGCGATCTTGAAGACCTGGTAAAGGAGATAAAAGACGATAACAAAAAAAACCTCTACAACCGCCAGGAAAACCAGCAGCAAAACCAGGAGCTACTGGCAAAGCAAAAGCAAATCGAGGACCTTTTTAACAATGTGCTCGATCAAAAAACAAAAGAGTTGCTGCAAAACCTGCAAAAGCTTTTGGACGAGCAACAAAAAGACGATACCCGCGATGAGTTATCAAAAATGCAAATGGATAACAAATCGCTGAAAAAAGAGCTCGACCGTATGCTGGAACTTTATAAGAAACTGGAGTTTGAGCAAAAGCTTAACCAAAGCGTTGACCAGTTAAATAAACTGGCCGATAAGCAACAACAACTATCGGACAAAACCGGGCAGCAAAACAGCGATCAAAAGGCCCTGCAACAGGAACAGGACAACCTGAAAAAGGATTTCCAGGACATAAAAAAGGGGCTGGAAGATCTTCAGAAAACAAACGAGCAGGCCGAGCATAAAAGTGACTTTGAAAACCCGCAAAAAGAAACGCAAAGCATTGACCAGCAAATGGATCAAAGCGCGGGCGAACTACAGAAAAACAATAAAAGTGGTGCGGCAAAATCGCAAAAGCAGGCGGCCAAACAAATGCAGCAGCTCGCCAGCAAACTCCAGCAAAATAACGAGGAAGGCGAAAGTAAAGAAAATGCCATTGACGCGCAGCAACTGCGCGAATTGTTAAAAAGCCTTGTGAACAGTTCCTTTAATCAGGAAAAGGTAATGCAAACCTTAAAAAACACCAATCCAACAGATCCGGCTTATGTTACCTTATCGCAGGATCAAAAGAATATAAAAGACAACCTTAAAACTGCCGAGGATAGTCTTTATTCCCTCAGCAGGCGTATACCTCAGATACAATCAACCGTAAACCAGGAAATAGGCAATATCAATAACCATATTGACCAGGCGCTTGACAACCTGGGCGACCGTCGCACTGCCGAAGCTAACCGCCACCAGCAATACGCCATGACCGCTATGAACAACTTGGCGCTTATGCTAAGCGAGGCTTTAGAGCAGTTGCAAAAAATGATGAACAAAGGCAAGCCGGGCAAGGGGAAACAACAGTCTGTATCGCAGCTGGCCAAAATGCAGCAGCAGCTTAACCAGAATATGCAAAAGGCCCGCGAACAAATGCAGCAGCAGGGAAACCAGGGCAAAAGCCAGCAGGGGGAAAAGGGTAATATGAGCGAGCAGCTGGCCAAAATGGCGCGTCAGCAGCAAATGATCAGGCAGGCCCTTGAACAAATAAACCGCGAAGAAAACAAAGACGGAAAGGGCGGTTTGGGAAATTTAGATAAAATTTCGAAAGAAATGGAACAAACTGAGCATGATCTCGTAAACAGGAAGATAACAGATGAAGCGCTAAAGAGGCAGCAACAAATCCAAAGCCGGTTATTAGAAGCTGAAAAAGCCGAACAGGAACGGGAACAGGATCAGAAAAGGGAAAGCCATGCCGGTAAGGATATACCGCCGGGATACATAAAAGCACTGCAGGGGTACCAGCAGCAGCAGAATAAGCAAACAGAGCAAATAAAAACGGTATCTCCGGCACTTAATTTGTATTACAAACAAAAAATAAAATCTTACTTTGATCAACTTAATGCTAAATAA
- a CDS encoding DUF6443 domain-containing protein, which yields MKTLSQMNHIKRLAIGIILLLSAYHLQAQTLITTTQLSGTAIAPGQYYNYSSIQLGPGTTITPGAGQSVKLYIANPDCQPLANSFNQNQNYIVTSVPRREGMKTVGATPNSGDFANRTSCELMQTVQYYDGLGRPLQTVQVKGSTQGKDVVQPMAYDQFGRETQKYLPYAATTADGSYKPDALTAGLSGFYNPTGSGVSGSQQSNGIVVIPQPFSQTVFEPSPLNRVLEQGAPGTPWQPVAGNTTGHTIKMVYTTNNLNAFSGADTAVSMRVTLYNATVNSDQSRALTIGNTDGNYYLAGQLYVTVSKDENWKSGRGGTTEEYKDKEGHVVLKRTFNYTTGTLQMLSTYYVYDDLGNLAFVLPPLSGADNGITSVANQTVLDNLCYQYRYDERNRGSRKKLPGKGWEYMVYNKLDQPVLSQDAVQRASKQWTVTKYDALGRVIMTGLWTDAAALSQSQLQTNIYNADQWDARNTSDTNTGYSISSYPAISSYLSINYYDDYSFSNITGFPALFGTMPSGASPQTKGLLTASKVNILGSSNMLWDVNYYDGFGRNVQTYKQHYLGGGTPNANNYDVIATGYDFTNAITSTTRKHYNTTGTTSPVLTIANLYSYDHMGRKTQTFEQINGGQNVLLSQADYNEIGQLKTKHLHSTNNGTSFLQNVSYAYNERGWLSQVNDPNVAPAADKLFSMALNYNAPVPAHNSSPQYNGNIAEQLYNKGSAGQKYVTYNYDQLNRLTAGNSVETFSENGITYDANGNIKTLTRLGPNAGTLTYNYGSTNQLQSVSGGVTRSYGYDANGNATSDGQGHTISYNLLNLPQTITGKSLSYIYDASGQKLRKISGTTVTEYIDGIQYTGTGIDFVQTEEGRVLNPTTSPNYEYTLTDHLGNNRVTFDQVKGKASEDDYYPFGLNVARGMIPSLRNHYLYNKKELQDELNQYDYGARFYDPVIARWTSVDPLAEKSRRWSPYNYGVDNSIRYIDPDGMDAENCCGVLAQDPVTLGLGAAEVISSGLAALGIVTTAAIIVNSQKNNSNSFPVMPRDNTRITNSVPRIAPTIVNNKSSSDTKTKGDTPENPQPTSRAARRDAQRKAGIPTSQPLHQDKDSKSGDQVLLDRDNENTVQDAKNDSSHPGQPHWEAGKTKKDESKPDGLNRSGGQSNKPQMQNDSKAKSYYTPPPLFNY from the coding sequence ATGAAGACCTTATCACAGATGAATCATATCAAAAGACTGGCAATAGGCATCATCCTTTTGCTATCAGCATATCACCTCCAGGCCCAGACATTAATAACGACCACGCAGCTGAGCGGAACAGCGATAGCACCGGGCCAATACTATAATTACAGCAGCATTCAATTGGGGCCGGGGACAACGATCACGCCGGGGGCCGGTCAAAGTGTCAAGTTGTATATAGCTAACCCGGACTGCCAGCCGCTGGCGAATAGTTTTAATCAGAATCAGAATTATATTGTGACCTCGGTGCCCCGGCGCGAGGGGATGAAAACCGTCGGCGCTACGCCAAACTCAGGAGACTTTGCAAACCGGACAAGCTGCGAGCTGATGCAGACGGTGCAGTACTATGACGGTTTGGGCAGGCCCCTGCAAACCGTGCAGGTGAAAGGGAGCACGCAGGGCAAAGACGTGGTACAACCGATGGCCTATGATCAGTTCGGCAGGGAAACTCAGAAATACCTGCCCTATGCGGCCACGACAGCGGATGGTAGTTATAAACCAGATGCCTTGACGGCTGGTTTATCCGGCTTTTATAACCCTACAGGCAGCGGCGTCAGCGGCAGCCAGCAAAGCAATGGAATAGTGGTGATCCCACAACCATTCTCGCAAACTGTATTTGAGCCTTCACCGCTGAACCGGGTGCTGGAGCAGGGGGCGCCGGGAACACCCTGGCAGCCGGTAGCAGGCAATACCACGGGACATACGATAAAAATGGTTTATACCACCAATAACCTGAACGCCTTTAGCGGGGCCGATACGGCGGTAAGCATGAGGGTAACACTTTATAACGCGACCGTCAACAGCGACCAGAGCCGCGCGCTGACCATAGGCAATACCGATGGCAATTATTACCTGGCGGGTCAGCTGTATGTAACGGTGAGCAAGGACGAAAACTGGAAAAGCGGTCGTGGCGGAACAACGGAAGAATATAAAGACAAGGAAGGCCATGTGGTGCTGAAACGCACGTTTAATTATACTACGGGCACGCTGCAAATGCTATCTACTTATTACGTGTACGATGACCTGGGCAACCTGGCCTTTGTGCTGCCCCCACTAAGTGGTGCGGATAACGGTATTACCAGCGTAGCCAATCAAACCGTGCTGGATAACCTGTGTTACCAGTACCGTTATGATGAACGCAACCGGGGAAGCCGTAAAAAATTGCCCGGTAAAGGCTGGGAGTATATGGTCTATAACAAACTGGATCAGCCGGTGCTCAGCCAGGACGCGGTTCAGCGTGCCAGCAAGCAATGGACAGTAACCAAGTATGACGCCTTAGGCAGGGTGATCATGACCGGCCTGTGGACCGATGCTGCTGCTTTGTCGCAATCCCAGCTGCAAACCAATATTTACAATGCCGACCAGTGGGATGCGCGCAATACCAGCGATACCAATACCGGCTACAGCATCAGCAGTTACCCGGCAATCAGCAGTTATTTAAGTATCAACTATTACGATGATTATAGTTTCAGCAACATCACCGGGTTCCCGGCCCTATTCGGGACTATGCCATCCGGAGCCAGTCCCCAAACGAAGGGTTTGCTTACCGCCAGTAAGGTCAATATACTGGGAAGCAGTAATATGCTGTGGGATGTAAACTATTACGACGGATTTGGTCGTAACGTGCAAACCTATAAGCAGCACTACCTGGGCGGTGGTACGCCAAACGCCAATAATTATGATGTGATCGCCACCGGTTATGATTTTACCAATGCCATCACCTCCACTACACGTAAACATTATAATACCACTGGTACCACAAGCCCGGTACTGACCATCGCCAACCTGTATTCCTACGATCATATGGGTCGTAAAACGCAGACATTTGAACAGATCAATGGCGGGCAAAATGTGCTGTTATCCCAGGCAGATTATAACGAAATAGGACAGTTAAAGACCAAACACCTGCATAGTACCAACAACGGGACTTCGTTTTTGCAGAACGTCAGTTATGCGTATAACGAGCGTGGCTGGCTTTCGCAGGTAAACGATCCGAATGTTGCCCCGGCGGCAGATAAATTGTTTAGCATGGCGTTGAACTACAATGCTCCGGTGCCTGCACATAATAGTAGCCCTCAGTATAACGGTAACATTGCCGAGCAGTTGTATAACAAGGGCAGCGCAGGGCAAAAGTATGTTACCTATAATTACGATCAGCTGAACCGTTTAACCGCGGGCAATTCCGTAGAGACATTCAGTGAGAACGGGATTACCTACGATGCCAACGGCAATATCAAGACATTGACACGCCTGGGGCCCAATGCGGGGACGCTGACCTATAACTATGGAAGTACCAATCAGTTGCAGTCGGTAAGCGGCGGCGTAACGCGGAGTTATGGCTATGATGCCAATGGCAACGCCACCAGCGATGGTCAGGGCCATACGATCAGCTATAACCTGCTGAACCTGCCTCAAACGATCACGGGCAAAAGCTTAAGCTATATCTATGACGCCTCCGGTCAGAAACTGCGGAAGATCTCGGGCACAACGGTAACTGAATACATTGATGGCATACAATATACGGGAACAGGGATCGATTTTGTGCAGACCGAGGAAGGCAGGGTGCTGAACCCGACCACTTCGCCGAACTACGAATATACCCTGACGGATCACCTGGGGAACAACCGGGTAACCTTCGACCAGGTAAAGGGAAAGGCGAGTGAGGATGATTATTATCCTTTTGGATTAAATGTTGCAAGGGGAATGATACCAAGTTTGAGAAATCATTATCTTTACAACAAGAAGGAGTTGCAGGATGAGCTAAACCAGTATGATTATGGCGCAAGGTTCTATGATCCGGTGATTGCAAGGTGGACGAGTGTTGACCCGTTGGCGGAGAAGTCAAGACGGTGGAGTCCATATAATTATGGAGTTGATAATTCCATAAGATATATTGACCCGGATGGAATGGACGCTGAAAATTGTTGTGGGGTATTGGCACAAGACCCAGTAACTTTAGGGCTGGGTGCGGCAGAGGTAATTTCCTCTGGATTGGCAGCGTTAGGGATCGTTACAACAGCCGCGATTATAGTGAACTCTCAGAAAAATAATTCAAATAGTTTTCCTGTAATGCCACGTGACAATACAAGGATAACTAATAGTGTTCCACGCATAGCACCAACCATTGTCAACAACAAATCTAGTAGTGATACCAAAACAAAAGGTGATACTCCGGAAAATCCTCAACCAACTTCAAGGGCGGCGAGAAGAGATGCTCAGAGAAAAGCGGGGATACCGACAAGTCAACCTTTGCATCAAGATAAAGATTCGAAATCTGGTGACCAAGTATTATTAGATAGGGACAACGAAAACACTGTACAAGATGCAAAAAACGATTCAAGTCATCCTGGTCAGCCACATTGGGAAGCTGGAAAAACAAAAAAAGATGAGAGTAAGCCGGATGGATTAAATAGATCAGGAGGACAATCAAATAAACCACAAATGCAGAATGATAGCAAGGCGAAATCATATTATACACCGCCTCCATTATTTAATTATTAA
- a CDS encoding DUF5977 domain-containing protein yields MGNPIPTVPLSNLNRYMGLEREQKSFRMQGNQRIVLKDIVTNYTDDPRLSESSTYYAIQADGGRQYSCDMINTIFDYKWLNVAYYSLYSGWLYPSSVKTIIYDTNGQNPLTTTENYVYNNPVNQLLSSVQTTNSKGETLLTDNFYPQDNITGLSAEALAAKNELVNRNIISPLIFQKVSKNSTLLGVSKVNYRIWPNNLVLPATVEAQIGSNPSETRLVYQQYDKNGNVLQLQKANGPLNSYLWDYTHSYVTAQAINAAINDIAYTSFEADSTGNWNIPSAARTAQNAITGVNSYNLSNGGISKGNLNASEIYKVSYWLKSSTPLTIPGTLSGYPQAGRNYNGWYYFEHLVSGKNAISISGTTLIDELRLYPADGQMLTYTYSPLTGINAQDDAKNAISYYDYDDFNRLQNIKDLNGNIQKNYSYKYAGRSVNYGGHLVYYNTEQSGGFTRDDCGSDHGSTVTYTKAAGLYSSIVSQEDADSQAIAALNAEGQAYANQHGTCIVCTGDGNKIINDICEAGVKIYTASVRHAGKFDCTYHYQWSDHSISIDYVETSTTDCMLN; encoded by the coding sequence ATGGGAAATCCAATACCTACTGTTCCCCTGTCGAACCTTAACCGGTATATGGGTTTGGAACGCGAACAAAAAAGCTTCCGGATGCAGGGGAATCAAAGAATCGTTTTAAAAGACATTGTTACCAATTATACAGATGATCCCCGTTTATCTGAAAGCTCTACCTATTACGCTATCCAGGCAGATGGCGGCAGACAGTACTCCTGTGATATGATCAATACCATTTTTGACTACAAATGGCTGAATGTGGCCTATTATTCGCTGTACAGCGGATGGCTCTATCCTTCGTCGGTTAAAACCATCATTTATGATACTAACGGACAGAACCCGCTAACTACAACAGAGAATTATGTATATAATAATCCGGTTAATCAGTTGCTCAGCTCTGTCCAAACTACCAATAGCAAAGGAGAAACCCTGTTGACGGATAACTTTTATCCTCAGGACAACATCACAGGGTTGTCCGCTGAGGCGTTAGCGGCAAAAAATGAACTGGTTAACAGGAATATTATTTCACCACTGATCTTTCAAAAGGTTAGTAAAAACAGCACCTTGCTGGGCGTATCAAAAGTCAATTACCGGATATGGCCGAATAACCTGGTCCTGCCCGCAACAGTAGAAGCACAGATCGGAAGCAATCCGAGTGAGACGCGGCTCGTTTATCAGCAATATGATAAAAATGGGAATGTCTTACAGCTTCAGAAGGCAAACGGACCATTAAATTCATATTTATGGGATTATACCCATTCCTATGTTACTGCCCAGGCAATCAACGCTGCAATCAACGATATTGCCTATACCTCATTTGAAGCGGACAGCACGGGGAACTGGAACATTCCATCTGCGGCTAGAACGGCTCAAAATGCCATTACGGGTGTTAACAGTTACAATCTTTCCAACGGGGGTATCAGCAAAGGTAATTTGAATGCAAGTGAGATCTACAAAGTATCCTACTGGCTGAAGAGCTCCACGCCATTAACCATCCCTGGAACATTGTCGGGATATCCTCAAGCAGGAAGGAATTATAATGGCTGGTATTATTTTGAACATTTAGTAAGTGGAAAAAATGCGATATCGATCAGTGGAACTACGCTGATCGATGAATTACGCCTTTACCCGGCAGATGGTCAAATGCTCACTTACACTTATAGTCCGCTGACAGGTATCAATGCGCAGGATGATGCGAAAAATGCCATATCTTATTATGATTATGATGATTTCAACCGGCTTCAGAACATTAAAGATCTGAACGGAAATATCCAGAAAAACTATTCCTATAAGTATGCGGGCAGGAGTGTTAATTACGGCGGACATCTGGTTTATTACAACACCGAACAAAGCGGAGGCTTTACGCGGGACGACTGCGGAAGCGATCATGGATCAACAGTGACTTATACGAAGGCCGCCGGGTTGTACAGTTCTATAGTCAGCCAGGAAGACGCCGATAGTCAGGCAATTGCTGCTTTGAATGCAGAGGGGCAGGCGTACGCCAACCAGCATGGTACCTGTATTGTTTGCACCGGCGATGGCAATAAAATAATAAATGACATATGTGAAGCGGGAGTCAAGATTTATACAGCTTCAGTAAGACATGCGGGTAAGTTTGATTGCACCTATCATTATCAATGGTCGGATCATAGCATAAGCATCGATTATGTTGAAACGAGTACTACCGATTGTATGCTAAACTAA